In Mesorhizobium sp. J428, the genomic window GGTGAGGATCAGCTTGATCTTCTTGTCCGGGCCGATGACGAAGACGGAACGCACCGTGGCGTTGTCCGCCGGCGTGCGGCCTTCCGAGCTGTCGCCGGCACCGGCCGGCAGCATGCCGTAGAGCTTGGCCACTTCGAGGTTCTTGTCGCCGATCAGCGGGTAGTCGACATCGAAGCCGGTCGCCGTCTTGATGTCGGTCTTCCACTTCGAGTGGCTCTCGACGGGGTCGACCGAGATGCCGATGATCTTGACGTTGCGCTTGGCGAATTCCGGCGCGTAGCCGGCCATGGTGCCGAGCTCGGTGGTGCAGACCGGCGTGAAGTTCTTCGGATGCGAGAACAGGACAGCCCAGCCGTCGCCGATCCAGTCGTGGAAACGGATCGTATCCTGGGTGGTCTCCGCCGTGAAGTCGGGCGCGGTGTCATTGATGCGCAGGCTCATGGTGCTCCCTTTCCTGATGTATCCCTTAAAAAAATAGGGCGCTTCGGGCGGGTCAGCGAGACCGCATCGCGGGGCTGACCGAGAAACCGATGGAAGACAATTCTATCGCATCTGCATGCGACAGAAAAATATCCCTGAAGCCACGGCCGGCTCGGTTAACCGAGGTCGGCGGCGGATTTCTGCTCGGGCAGAGGCGGAGGCAGCGTCTTGCCCTGCGCGGCGAGATGCTCACGCAGCAGCCGGACGTTCACGTTATTTGCCTTGAAGAAGATGTCGAAGACCGTGCCGGCGAGCGGGATGGAGCCGACGCCGACATCGAGGAGCACATTACCGGTCATCTGCAGAAGCAGCCGTCGCGGGACGCCCAGTCGGTGCGCCTTGTGGATGATATAGAGCGAAATGGCGCCGGTGGCGAAATCGCCGACGACGGGCACTAGGCTTGCGACGGCATCGACACCGAAGCGGAAGCCGACGACGGGGATGCGCCAGCGCGAGTCGAGCAGGAAGGCGAGATCGGCGAGCTCGGGAAATTCGTCACCGACCCGGGATGCCGCACGCGCCGCCGCTTCCTTGCTGCTGATCTTCGGCGTCATGCCCACGTTCCGGCTCCGGTTGCCTAGATATGGGCACCAAGATCGCGAGAGCCTGGCATGTAGGCGATGTCGAAGTTCGGTCGGGCTTTGATACGTTCGTACCACCGTGCGACGCGGGGAAGGTGATCCCACAGATCTGCCCGTCCGCAATCCTCGAGCCGTACCACGGTTGGTGTCAACGCTACGTCTGCGAGAGTGTAGTGGTCGCCGATGATGTAGTCGCCATCCTCAAGCGCCGCCTCCATTCGATTCAAAGTCTGCGTCAGGCGGTCGAGCGATTCGTCAATTTCGGCCTTCGAGAACCCGCCACGCCCCATCTTCCGGTAGAAATGCTTCCGCAGGGGCAGGCGCTCGGTATAGTCCCAGAATTCCTCCTCCGTCATCTTCGACCAGATCGGCACGAAGAAGGTGTTGAAGGAGATGGGACGGATCGACGGCGT contains:
- a CDS encoding peroxiredoxin: MSLRINDTAPDFTAETTQDTIRFHDWIGDGWAVLFSHPKNFTPVCTTELGTMAGYAPEFAKRNVKIIGISVDPVESHSKWKTDIKTATGFDVDYPLIGDKNLEVAKLYGMLPAGAGDSSEGRTPADNATVRSVFVIGPDKKIKLILTYPMTTGRNFAEILRAIDSIQLTARHQVATPADWKQGEDVIITAAVSNEDAVKRFGSFDTILPYLRKTKQPTA
- a CDS encoding DUF4112 domain-containing protein — encoded protein: MTPKISSKEAAARAASRVGDEFPELADLAFLLDSRWRIPVVGFRFGVDAVASLVPVVGDFATGAISLYIIHKAHRLGVPRRLLLQMTGNVLLDVGVGSIPLAGTVFDIFFKANNVNVRLLREHLAAQGKTLPPPLPEQKSAADLG
- a CDS encoding glutathione S-transferase family protein, translated to MLFLYHAPISTCSQKVRLVLAEKELEWDGKAINFGKGEHLTPDYLKLNPNGVVPTLVHDGDPIIESSVITEYLDEAFPEKSVRPKDLKTLAHMRAWRQYIDEVPTPSIRPISFNTFFVPIWSKMTEEEFWDYTERLPLRKHFYRKMGRGGFSKAEIDESLDRLTQTLNRMEAALEDGDYIIGDHYTLADVALTPTVVRLEDCGRADLWDHLPRVARWYERIKARPNFDIAYMPGSRDLGAHI